A genomic region of Methyloceanibacter stevinii contains the following coding sequences:
- the glnA gene encoding type I glutamate--ammonia ligase yields MADASSTAKKIKDEEIKFVDLRFTDPRGKMQHVTMDAGLMDEEAFAEGVMFDGSSIAGWKAINESDMKLMPDCNSAVIDPFFAQSTLAVFCDVLEPLTNEPYERDPRGIAGKAQAYMQQTGVGDTAVFGPEAEFFVFDDVRFSAEPYNCGFRVDSTELPTNSGTEYEMGNLGHRPRMKGGYFPVPPVDSAQDLRSEMLSVMAEMGVVTEKHHHEVGAAQHELGIKFGPIIQTGDAMQIYKYVIHNVAHVYGKTATFMPKPVFGDNGSGMHVHQSIWKDGGPTFAGDKYADLSDTALHYIAGILKHAKALNAYTNPSTNSYKRLVPGYEAPVLLAYSSRNRSASCRIPLGTGPKSKRIEVRFPDPTANPYLAFSAMLMAGLDGIENKLDPGSAIDKNLYDLPPEELEKVPTVSGSLREACESLDADRAFLKKGNVFTDDAIDAYLELKMEEVERFEMMPHPVEYDMYYSV; encoded by the coding sequence ATGGCAGACGCAAGTAGCACCGCCAAAAAGATCAAGGACGAAGAGATTAAATTCGTCGACCTACGCTTCACCGATCCCAGGGGGAAGATGCAGCACGTCACAATGGATGCGGGCCTCATGGACGAGGAAGCGTTCGCTGAAGGCGTGATGTTCGACGGCTCCTCGATTGCCGGGTGGAAGGCGATCAACGAGTCGGACATGAAGCTGATGCCGGACTGCAATTCGGCAGTCATCGATCCCTTCTTCGCGCAGAGCACGCTCGCCGTCTTCTGTGACGTTCTCGAGCCGCTGACCAACGAGCCCTACGAGCGCGATCCGCGCGGCATCGCCGGCAAGGCCCAGGCGTACATGCAGCAGACCGGCGTGGGCGACACGGCGGTGTTCGGCCCCGAGGCCGAGTTCTTCGTGTTCGACGACGTGCGCTTCTCGGCCGAGCCGTACAATTGCGGTTTCCGGGTCGACTCGACGGAACTGCCGACAAATTCCGGCACGGAATACGAGATGGGTAATCTCGGCCACCGTCCGCGCATGAAGGGCGGCTATTTCCCGGTGCCGCCGGTCGACTCCGCACAGGATCTGCGTTCGGAGATGCTTTCCGTCATGGCGGAGATGGGTGTCGTCACCGAGAAGCACCACCACGAGGTGGGCGCGGCCCAGCACGAACTCGGCATCAAGTTCGGCCCCATCATCCAGACCGGCGATGCCATGCAGATCTACAAATACGTGATCCACAACGTGGCCCACGTCTACGGCAAGACCGCCACCTTCATGCCGAAGCCGGTCTTCGGCGATAACGGCTCGGGCATGCATGTGCACCAGTCGATCTGGAAGGACGGCGGCCCGACCTTCGCGGGCGACAAATACGCCGATCTGTCGGACACGGCCCTGCACTACATCGCGGGCATCCTGAAGCACGCGAAGGCGCTGAACGCCTATACCAACCCCAGCACCAACTCCTACAAGCGGCTGGTCCCGGGCTATGAGGCGCCGGTGCTCCTGGCCTACTCCTCGCGCAACCGCTCCGCATCGTGCCGCATTCCGCTCGGCACGGGTCCGAAGTCCAAGCGCATCGAGGTCCGTTTCCCCGATCCGACCGCCAACCCCTACCTTGCCTTCTCGGCCATGCTGATGGCTGGCCTCGACGGCATCGAGAACAAGCTCGACCCGGGCTCGGCAATCGACAAGAACCTCTACGATCTTCCGCCGGAAGAGCTCGAGAAGGTTCCGACCGTAAGCGGCTCGCTGCGCGAAGCGTGCGAGTCGTTGGATGCGGACCGCGCCTTCCTCAAGAAGGGCAACGTGTTCACCGACGATGCGATCGATGCGTATCTCGAGCTGAAGATGGAAGAGGTGGAGCGCTTCGAGATGATGCCCCACCCGGTCGAGTACGACATGTACTACAGCGTCTAG
- a CDS encoding P-II family nitrogen regulator, protein MKKIEAIIKPFKLDEVKEALQEIGLQGITVTEAKGFGRQKGHTELYRGAEYVVDFLPKVKLELVLVDNMVDKAVDAIVSSAKTGRIGDGKIFVSQVEEAVRIRTGETGDDAI, encoded by the coding sequence ATGAAAAAGATCGAAGCGATCATCAAGCCGTTCAAGCTTGATGAAGTGAAGGAGGCTCTTCAAGAGATCGGTCTTCAGGGCATTACCGTCACTGAAGCAAAGGGCTTCGGCCGCCAGAAGGGCCACACCGAACTCTATCGCGGCGCCGAATACGTGGTGGATTTCCTGCCAAAAGTGAAACTCGAGCTCGTGCTAGTGGACAACATGGTCGACAAGGCTGTCGACGCCATCGTGTCGTCGGCAAAGACCGGCCGCATCGGCGATGGAAAGATCTTTGTCTCCCAGGTCGAGGAGGCCGTGCGCATCCGCACCGGCGAGACTGGGGACGATGCCATCTAG
- a CDS encoding NAD(P)H-hydrate dehydratase, with product MLELLTAKEMGHADKLAIEGGVAGAVLMENAGRSVADEVSLRFPDATTVAILCGPGNNGGDGFVAARQLLERGYFVRLGFDGDPSKLPADAAAMAARYTGAVHPLEPVLFDGADVIVDGLFGAGLARPIEGKFAVLIDAANASGIPIIAIDVPSGVDGSTGLILGTAIRALSSVTFFRFKPGHFLMPGHLHCGELHLADIGIPDEVLETVKPALYANEPGLWLDRYPWPTVLGHKYLRGHAVVASGPADATGAARLAARSALRAGAGLVTVASPRNALAVNAAQLTAVMLREADGPQGLAALLADTRKNAFLIGPGHGVDEDTRQMVLTALQAEPAVVLDADALTSFAENPEELFDAIRARKAPVVMTPHAGEFARLFGDVPGASKVDRTRTAASRSGATVVLKGPDTVIAAPDGRAAIDTNGTPWLATAGSGDAMAGMVLAMLAQGLGGFDAGCIAVWMHGQAAKLFGPGLIAEDLPELIPEVLEELEEYGSDG from the coding sequence ATGCTGGAACTCTTAACCGCGAAAGAAATGGGCCATGCGGACAAACTCGCTATAGAAGGCGGGGTTGCCGGCGCTGTCCTCATGGAGAATGCGGGGCGAAGTGTCGCCGATGAGGTCTCGCTACGGTTTCCCGACGCCACGACGGTCGCGATACTTTGCGGACCCGGCAACAACGGCGGTGATGGCTTTGTCGCGGCGCGCCAGCTTTTGGAGCGCGGCTATTTCGTTCGCCTCGGCTTCGATGGCGATCCGAGCAAGCTGCCGGCAGACGCAGCCGCCATGGCGGCGCGCTACACGGGCGCCGTTCACCCTCTCGAGCCTGTGCTGTTCGACGGCGCGGATGTCATCGTCGATGGCTTGTTCGGCGCGGGCCTCGCACGTCCCATCGAAGGCAAGTTTGCCGTCCTCATCGATGCGGCGAATGCAAGTGGGATCCCGATCATCGCCATCGACGTTCCGAGCGGCGTTGACGGCTCCACCGGCTTGATCCTGGGGACGGCCATACGTGCTTTGAGCTCGGTCACCTTCTTCCGATTCAAGCCTGGGCATTTCCTGATGCCAGGTCATCTGCATTGCGGCGAGCTCCACCTTGCCGATATCGGCATCCCCGACGAGGTGCTCGAGACGGTGAAGCCGGCGCTTTACGCCAACGAGCCGGGCTTATGGCTCGATCGCTATCCGTGGCCGACGGTCCTGGGCCACAAATATCTGCGGGGCCACGCAGTCGTGGCTTCGGGGCCGGCCGATGCGACAGGGGCGGCACGACTAGCTGCGCGCAGCGCCCTGCGGGCGGGGGCAGGGCTTGTGACGGTCGCGTCGCCCCGCAACGCCCTGGCCGTGAACGCGGCACAACTGACCGCGGTAATGCTTCGGGAGGCGGACGGTCCCCAGGGACTCGCGGCGCTCCTGGCCGACACCCGCAAGAACGCCTTTCTGATCGGTCCCGGCCACGGTGTGGACGAGGACACGCGGCAGATGGTGTTGACGGCCTTGCAGGCCGAACCGGCTGTCGTGCTCGATGCCGACGCGCTCACGTCCTTCGCAGAGAACCCTGAAGAGCTATTCGACGCCATTCGAGCGCGAAAAGCGCCGGTCGTCATGACGCCCCATGCGGGCGAGTTCGCGCGGCTCTTCGGCGATGTGCCGGGAGCCTCGAAGGTCGACCGGACACGGACCGCCGCGTCGCGCTCCGGTGCCACCGTCGTCTTGAAAGGACCCGACACCGTGATCGCGGCGCCCGATGGCCGCGCCGCCATCGACACCAACGGCACGCCGTGGCTCGCCACGGCAGGCTCGGGCGATGCGATGGCCGGGATGGTGCTCGCCATGCTGGCGCAGGGCCTTGGTGGCTTCGACGCGGGGTGTATCGCTGTTTGGATGCATGGGCAGGCGGCGAAACTCTTCGGGCCAGGCCTGATCGCGGAGGATCTGCCCGAGCTGATCCCCGAAGTCCTTGAGGAGCTTGAGGAATATGGAAGCGACGGTTGA